In the genome of Anabas testudineus chromosome 4, fAnaTes1.2, whole genome shotgun sequence, one region contains:
- the mafaa gene encoding transcription factor MafAa: protein MATDLAMSAELPNSPLAIEYVNDFDLMKFEVKKEPPEADRYCHRLPSGSLSSTPISTPCSSVPSSPSFCAPSPGAQPNQSLSSGVNGGGSSNNSSSGNNNHSIAGKPQLEDLYWIPSYQHHINPEALNLTPEDAVEALIGNAHHHHHHHQAYEGFRGQQYVGEDLSTASAAHHHQAHHHHHHHHHGHHARLEDRFSDEQLVSMTVRELNRQLRGFSKEEVIRLKQKRRTLKNRGYAQSCRFKRVQQRHMLETEKCTLQNQVEQLKQDVARLVKERDLYKEKYEKLASRTYSGAGPANTRDPSGKQANTEFFILPPDRKTHLNKFDAHKRNACAL from the exons ATGGCCACCGACCTCGCCATGAGCGCAGAGCTGCCCAACAGCCCTCTGGCCATAGAATACGTGAATGACTTTGACCTGATGAAGTttgaggtgaagaaggagccGCCGGAGGCCGACCGCTACTGCCACCGCCTGCCGTCGGGCTCCCTGTCCTCCACCCCGATCAGCACGCCCTGCTCCTCCGTGCCTTCCTCCCCCAGCTTCTGCGCCCCGAGCCCGGGCGCGCAACCCAACCAGAGCCTCTCCAGCGGGGTCAACGGCGGcggcagcagcaacaacagcagcagcggcaACAACAATCACAGCATCGCGGGCAAACCTCAGCTGGAGGACTTGTACTGGATCCCCAGCTACCAGCACCACATCAACCCCGAGGCGCTCAACCTGACCCCGGAGGACGCGGTGGAGGCCCTCATCGGTAACGcgcatcaccaccaccaccaccatcaggCCTATGAGGGCTTCCGCGGGCAACAGTACGTCGGGGAGGACCTGTCCACGGCCTCGGCGGCCCACCACCACCAggcccaccaccaccaccatcaccaccaccacggCCACCACGCCCGCCTGGAGGACCGCTTCTCAGACGAGCAGCTGGTCAGCATGACGGTCCGCGAGCTGAACCGGCAGCTGCGGGGCTTCAGCAAGGAAGAGGTGATCCGCCTGAAGCAGAAGAGGCGCACCCTGAAGAACCGGGGCTACGCACAGTCCTGCCGCTTCAAGCGCGTCCAGCAGAGGCACATGCTGGAAACCGAGAAGTGCACCCTGCAGAACcaggtggagcagctgaagCAGGACGTGGCGCGCCTCGTTAAAGAGAGGGATCTTTACAAGGAGAAGTACGAGAAGCTGGCGAGCCGGACCTACAGTGGCGCTGGACCTGCGAACACGAGAGACCCGTCCGGGAAACAGGCCAACACCGAGTTCTTCat TCTCCCCCCggacagaaaaacacatcttaaCAAATTCGATGCGCACAAACGTAACGCGTGCGCATTGTGA